From the genome of Tenericutes bacterium MZ-XQ:
CACCAATGCGTTTAATGTTTAGTAAATGGATTGCACTCACATTATCTGATACAGAATTTTTACCATATGAACCACAACCTAAAGTTAGGGATGGTATAAAGCGGTTATATACATTACCTATACCACCAAATGTTGCAGGTGAGTTCACAATAATACGAATTGCTTTTAACGCTAATCCAAATGCCTTTTTAATTGAATCTACATTAGTATGTACGACTGCAGAGTGTCCTAAACCATCTAGTTCAACCATTGCTTTAGATAAATTAATACCTTCATTTGAATCTTTTACCTTAAGTAGTGCTAAGACAGGTGATAGTTTTTCTCTAGTTAATGGCTCTTCTTTACCAACACTCTTACATTCAACTAATAAAATATTTGTATTTGCCGGTACACTAAATCCTGCGCGTTCTGCAATGTGACTTGCAGATTTACCTACTACATATGGATTTAATTTCACACCGTCAGGAAACATGAATTTTTCTAACATTTGTTTTTGTTCTTGATTACATAAAAAAGTATGTAGTTTTTTAAATTCAGCAACTGCATCATTATAAATTTCTTTATCCATAATGACTGCTTGTTCAGATGCACAAACCATACCATTATCAAAAGCTTTAGACATAACAATATCATTAATTGCTTGTTTTAAGTCGGCTGTTTTTTCAATATATGCAGGCACATTTCCAGCCCCAACACCAAGAGCTGGTTTACCACATGAATAAGCTACCTTAACCATTGCATTACCACCAGTTGCTAAAATAGTTGCAACCCCATCATGGTTCATTAATTGATTCGTGTTTTCTAAGCTAGGATTTTCTACCCAACCAATACAATGCTTTGGTGCACCTGCTTTAATTGCCGCATCTCTTATAATACGTGCAGCCTCTAAACTACAGTTTTGTGCATTCGGATGGAATGCAAAAACAATAGGGTTTCTAGTTTTAAGTGCGATTAATGCCTTAAAAATAGTGGTTGAGGTTGGGTTTGTTACAGGTGTAACCGCACATATAACCCCTACAGGATCAGCAATTTCTGTAATCCCTGTTACTTTATTCTCAGAGATGATACCGACTGTTTTTAAATGCCTCATATGATTAATTACATACTCAACTGCAAACAAGTTCTTTGTTGCTTTATCTTCAAAAACACCTCGTCCGGTTTCTTCTACTGCCATCTTTGCTAGTATACCGTGTGCATCAATTGCAGCCACAGATACTTTAGCAACGATCTCATCAATTTTCTCTTGTGTAAAGTCTAAATAATCTACTAATGCTTGGTTTGCATGCGCGACTAAAAGATTCACCTCGTTAGAGATTAGCTTGTCTTTTTCCATATTAAATTTCTCCTTATATTACTTGAATTGTTTGTTCACCTTCATTTTACATTATTTTTTTTTAAATTCAAAATGAAACTATAATGAACACGTTTTCATAATTTTACACAACAAAAAACCGGTGAATTTTCACCATTCACCGGCTATCTTTACCTATTTCTTATCACTTTTTTTTACAACTTTTTTAAGAAACTCTCTGCATATCCTTAACGGTCTTGTAAATAACATAAACCTTAAGTATATCTGATAGAATAAACCTTTTAATTGTTTCGTTTTACCATGTTTATAATACTCAAGTAGCTTACCTTTAATTTGTGCTGGATAAACTTTTTCTAAATAAGCTTGATTATCTCCACATACAAGAAAGTAGTCTGCTTTCACCTTTAAAATCCGATGCAATATCATATCCTTATTTTGACGCATAAAGAGTACACAGTCATGTTTTTTATAATCATTTGATTTTTCAATATAGACCGTTGTATTTTTTTGATTTAAAAGTGGCCACATTGAAACACCTCGTACCTTTGATACAACAAACCCTTTAACTTCTAGTTGATTTATAACTGTGTTATCAAAGTTCACGAAATATTGCCTCTGTTTTTCTTTTTATTTTTCTTATTGGATAATAATCTCTTATCTACTAAATGAATAAACTCATCACTACTTATTGTCATATCAGGCATATAAGTAAAATAGCCATAACTCATTGTAACATTAAAACGATCATCTACTTTGTTCAGTTCATCTAACCCAATTTTTATATCCCTAGCTATTTGTTCAATATCTGCAGGTTCATATTTGGTTGTAATAATTAAGAATTCATCACCACCATAACGTGCTAAAAACTCGTTTTTACCAATACAGCTATCTAATAGTTTTGCAGTTAACTTAATAACTTCATCACCAACTAAGTGTCCATGTGTATCATTAATAATTTTAAAATCATCTAAATCTAATAAAATTGCTGTAAATGCTTTACCTTGTCTTGCTTGTTCTATTTTATATTCTAAATAAAAATCTAATTGTCTACGATTAAATATGCCTGTTAAATGATCATTACGTACGCGACTGTTTTGAACAAAGACAAAGAGTATAACAATCGATACAGTCACTGAACTTGGTATATAGGCAATACCACTTAATAATATTTGGGCAAACAATCCAGTTGCAGGAATTAAACTAAATATCAGATAGGCAACCATATGTGAAGCCTCAATACGTTTACGTTTATAGATTAATAAGCATACTGCAGAAATAAAAATCAAACCGTTGACGATGTGTGTATACATGAAGAATGGTCCTCTCGTATACATATGCATCTATTTCATAATACCAACCAGTAAACTGTGTAATAATTAAAAATATAATGTTTATAGCAGATATTGCTATAAAGTATTTATATAATTTTTTGGTGCGTTCAGTATCGGAGTATATCTTGAAATGTAAATATAAAAACCATAAGGATGGAATCAAGTGTGAAATACCATGTGTAACAATATTACCAACTTCTGTAAATATACGATATATTGGTAACCCGAATCCTTGAAATCTAGATAAAAAATCAAACACCAAGAGTAAAAGCGTGACCTGTGCTAAGTATCTAAACAATTGATCACTCATTAATGAATATTTAACTTGTCGGCTATAATTATATATTGTTATCAACAATATAAATGAATAGAAAAATAATGCAATATTTACATCGTTCATAGACTGTTCTCCCTAATCTATGTTACCTATAATAAAATATATATGCTATTTTAGCATAGCGTATGCTAAATACATAAGTTTAACGTAAATTTTACTTTAAAAATACGTCGTTATAAATTGCATCTCTTTGAAATAGTTTTAAAATATATGGACAAACAGGATCTATTTTTTTACCCTCACGACGAGCAACATCAACAACTGCATCCACTAACTTTTGTGCAATCCCTTGTCCTCTAAGTACAGGATCAACAAACGTATGTGTTGCTGCAATATAATCCTTTACATACTGATAAGTGATTTCTGCAATCATTTGTCCATCTTCATTTTCCATATAAAAACGTCCGGGTTCATGTTTAAACATTTGCCATACCTCCTAATATAAAATATTATACCGTAAAATTTGTAAAACTTAAACTTTTGCATTTTACCTCAGATAAAAACTTTCTCCCTTGA
Proteins encoded in this window:
- a CDS encoding GNAT family N-acetyltransferase, yielding MFKHEPGRFYMENEDGQMIAEITYQYVKDYIAATHTFVDPVLRGQGIAQKLVDAVVDVARREGKKIDPVCPYILKLFQRDAIYNDVFLK
- a CDS encoding bifunctional acetaldehyde-CoA/alcohol dehydrogenase, with translation MEKDKLISNEVNLLVAHANQALVDYLDFTQEKIDEIVAKVSVAAIDAHGILAKMAVEETGRGVFEDKATKNLFAVEYVINHMRHLKTVGIISENKVTGITEIADPVGVICAVTPVTNPTSTTIFKALIALKTRNPIVFAFHPNAQNCSLEAARIIRDAAIKAGAPKHCIGWVENPSLENTNQLMNHDGVATILATGGNAMVKVAYSCGKPALGVGAGNVPAYIEKTADLKQAINDIVMSKAFDNGMVCASEQAVIMDKEIYNDAVAEFKKLHTFLCNQEQKQMLEKFMFPDGVKLNPYVVGKSASHIAERAGFSVPANTNILLVECKSVGKEEPLTREKLSPVLALLKVKDSNEGINLSKAMVELDGLGHSAVVHTNVDSIKKAFGLALKAIRIIVNSPATFGGIGNVYNRFIPSLTLGCGSYGKNSVSDNVSAIHLLNIKRIGERKNNMQWFKVPSKIYFERDSIEYLRQMRDVSKVVIVTDRVMVDLGYVKKVTDQLSLRRNHVVYQLFTDVEADPSIETVIKGYELMKSFQPDTIVAIGGGSPMDAAKAMWVFYENPEVDFNDLKQKFMDIRKRAFRYPDSGRKSKLVCIPTTSGTGSEVTPFAVITDNKESKKYPLADYSLTPTVAIVDPALTLTQPKGVTADTGMDVLTHAVEAYVSILANDYTDALAIQSVKMVFEYLKRAFDNGNDFEAREKMHNASTMAGMAFGNAFLGISHSMAHKVGGRYHIPHGRINAILLPHVILYNGVVPAKLSTWPKYKYYVADQKYMELARAIGLNPKTKEEGVVMFAKACYELGKSIGIQMSFKEQGTDEKDYLLNSETMAYMAYEDQCSTANPKLPLVADMKVILENAYYGKIFK